AGGAGCCATTCTTTGTATATTAATATCTTTTTTCTGCCCCATTAACCGTTTAGCATTCTCTACTTGAGTGAGTTCCAAAAGGACTTCTGATCGGATTTTTGCATCACTTTCTCCAAGGCTTTTCAGATACTGATTGTAATACTTACTTGCTTTTTCTAGCATCAAATTTTTGTGAAAAGCTTGAGCCATATAATAAGAAGCATCTTTTGGTAAATTAGAAAAGTCCACTTGCTTTTCTAAATTATTGAATATTGCAGAAGCTTTTAATTGATCAGATGCATTGGGCATTTTTAAGTATGATACACCCAACATATAATTTACGTAAGGCTCATTGGCTCCTAATTCAACTGCTTCGGATAAAGATTTAATGGCGCCTTCGTAATTTTGAATTTTAAAAAGATTTTCACCTCTATAGATTAGGTCATCTATTTTATTCTGTTGGGCAAAAACCATTGTAGAAATGCTTATGAAGAATAATACAATAAGTGATTTTTTCATAATAATATACTTTATAATTATTTTTGGCTTGATTTAGCTTCGATAATACTCTTTCTCAACGTAATTTAATTATTTACTGTTATTTCAAGAAATATAACCATTTAAAGTGGCATTAGTATTATTGTGCCATAAAGATAATTTTTTTCTTTAAAAATAATACAATCCTTATTTGTGCTTATCGATGGCCCTTAGCCTTTGCAACAAAGGAGGATGTGAGTAATGAAAGAATACGTACAGTTTATGTGGTTTTAAATTGCTTAAACTATCAACTGACAGCTTTTTAAGCGCATCTTGCAAGGCATCCCCATTGTAAGTAATTGCAGCAAATTCATCTGCCTGATATTCATGTTTTCGACTAATGAAATTGGAGAATAAAGACAAAACCAAACTGACAGGGGTGTAGATGATCCCGAACGCTATAAAATTTACAGGAAAGCTCAAGTGTTCAGCTCCCAAGGCCTGGCTTAATTCTGGATTAAAAATCATAAATGACATAATTAACAGCATTGCTCCAGTCTGTAATACCCCGCTTATCATTCCTGAAATTGTGTGTTTCTTTTTATTATGTCCAACTTCATGTGCTAAAATAGCAACTAATTCCTCTTCAGTATGCTTTTCAAGCAGTGTGTCAAACAAGACGATTTTCTTTCTTTTTCCAAATCCTGAAAAAAAGGCATTGGCCTTTGACGATCTTTTGGAACCATCCATAATGTAGATATTGTCAATTGGGAATTCAACGGATTTCCCATATGCCATAATTTTTTCTCTTAACGAGCCCTCTTCAAGTGGAATTAATTTATTGAATAGTGGTAAAATCCAGCTGGTATAGAAAAAATTTGCCCCGATCATGAATACAGTAATCACGATCCAAAATATCCACCAAAATGATTGGCCGATCCATGTGATAAGAAAAACCAGTACACTTAATAGTATACCACCTACTATAATGGTTAATAAGTAACTCTTTAATTTGTCTTTCCAGAATAGGGAAGGGGTCATTTTATTAAAACCGAACTTCTCTTCTATCTTGAAAGTGGAATACCACTGCCATGGAATATTCCATATGTCGTTTAAAACATATATGATACCGAAAAAAGCCAAGGTTTGAGTTATGACCGAGCCAAAATATTGTCTTACATAAGAATCTAAATCCCCAAATATGCCTAAAGCTAGTACTAACAGCATTATTACTAAACTTGAAAAGCCGCTCCACAATCCAAATTTCGTGTTCGCTCGCTGATATTGTATTGCTTTTTGATACTTCTCTTCATCAAAAATATCCTGTAAATCAGCAGGTAATTTAGAATTTGCTTTTTTGTAATTTAGTAAATCAACTATAGTATTTAGCGCATAGTCTAAAACTACCACCAAAAGAATGATCGTAAAGAATTGATCTGAGTTAAAAATCATGAGTTAGATTAAAATTTCGGACAAGGTATTACCAATTTGTCAGCTGGTGGTCTCCTGGGATCAGTAAGTGAGAGCACATAAGTGATAGAGATTTCATGAGCACCGCCACTCCTAATTCCCAAATCAGATAAAGTGTAATCAAAACTATAACCAATAGCCAACTTTTCATAAGAGTAACCCACTAATGCTACTAAAGATTCCGATGCCGAAAATCCAGTTGGAGTATTGAACGGTATTCCTCTATACCAAAGGCCAACAACCATAGGCTCAAGCGTGCTGTAAAGGCCTAGGTCTAATTGTTGAAAACTGCCTTGCATCTTAAACTGAGCTGTAGGACTAATACTTCTTTCATCTCCATTTTTAGTAAATCCTTTTCTGTAACCTGTTGGTAATGGGATTCTGTAACCTAGATGAAATGAATGCTTCATGGGCAGTCGGCTCGCATCTCCTAGAATGGATTGATTCGGTTGATTTAAATGAAATACTGAATAGCCCAACCAAAAATTTTCGGAGTAGAGCACTCCACCAAAAGATAGGTCAAAAAATGTTTTGCTAGGTCCGGCAGAAGTCTCTCCGGTTGGATTTTGAAAACTTTGAGTGTCAGGATCCCATTGATCACCAAAGGTTAAATTTCCAAAATTTAAATTTCTATTATAGACTCCAACTTGAACTCCCGGCCTAAAAGTTAGAGTTTCGGTTAGTCTAAGTTGATATGCATATTGTGCACCCACTGATGTAGATCTAAGTCCAACAATGCCTTCCTCATCTCTGGAGATTATTAGTCCCACACCACTTCTTAATCTGTCAAAATAGTGATCAAAATAGGCAGAGTAGGTGACAAAATTAGCATTAATACTTGGCCATTGGTTTCTGTAGTTGATTCCTGCACGGCTCATTTGAGTATTTCCGGCAAAGGCAGGGTTTAGATATAAGGGTGCCGCATAGAATTGAGAAAACTGCGGGTCCTGTGCTTTTATTTCATTTGAACCAATAAAATAAAAACTCAATAGCAATATTATAAATAAACTTCTTCTTTTTAATTTATTTTGCACAACACAAATTTAAATTCAAAATTTTATCGAAAGATAGGAAATTAGATAGAAAGACAGATATTCAAGATAAAAATTTTATTAAATTCTGTTATAAAATTGAAAAACAGTAAATTGTTCCCTTCTTTATCTATTTATTTTTAAATTTCGATTTAATACTTAAAACGATCTTTTTTTTAAAATCATATATTTATAAAAAAAGAAAATTTATCTGATTTGTTTTACGTTATTCAGGTTAAGGTTATCAACGTCCGATTGTATGAAAAGTAGTTTGCTTAAGTTTGTGTTTGTTTTCTTGCTGTGTAGTACCCAAACAGTGTTTTCTCAAGATTTTTCAGAGTCTTTTTGGTTTTTTGGCAATACAAGTGATGCTGTACAATTTGATAAAAACAGTGGCAGACAAGCCTTACTTATTGAAAACCAAGCCACTCCTTTTGGAAACAATGGTACTGCTGTGGCGACAAATGCTGTAGATGGCCAATTGTTGTTTTATACGGATGGCGCTGTAATTTATGGGAAAAACCATTTGGTTTTGCCAGGAGGAAATGCCATCGGTGCTGATAATTCATTAAGACATCCGGTGACAATTGTACCTTCTAATAATCCAAATGATGACATTTTCTTTGTCTATCTAATTAACTCATCTGGTGATTTACAAGTATTAAGCGTTGATATGGCTCTTGGAGAATTTGGAGAAGCAACTGCTTCTCCTCAAGGTACGGGCTTCTCTAATTTGGCTGAATTTGTTAGTTCTTATAGACTTGGGGATAGTTATTTTCTTGTTTTTCAATCCGATAATAGATTGGAAATGGCACAAGTACAAAATGACGGGAGCTTATTAAGTATTGCTGATCATCAAATCTCAGTAGAATTTAGTTTAACTAATGCGAGCTTAAGAGCTCAAGGGAGTGATACTATACAATTTGCTCTATCATCAAATAATGTAAACGGAAGCCCGAAAAATATTGTATTGTTTGATTTAGATGTATCCGATATTTCAAATCCGACATTTCAAAATGAAAATATTCTGCCAAATACAGGAGCTGTAGGTCAATTAATTACTGATTTGGAATGGTCTATAGGAGGTAGAAATTTATACTACAGCCGCAATAATCTAAATACAGGCGAAGGTCGATTAATTCAGTTAAACCTGGATAGTGCAAGCGCTGAAAACATTTTGAATAGACCTGTTTCTTCGCTTGACGCATTGAAAAATGGACCAGATGGAAATTTGTACTTTTTGTATAATAATGGAGCAGAAGAGTTTTTAAGTAGAATAATAAATGCTGATTCAATTCCTGACTCTCTATCAATTGAATGGAATTTACTTAATGGCAATACCTTTGGTCAAGCACGAAATCTACCAAATATTGCACCTCCAGCACTTTTGGATGGTAATGTTGGCTTTGACTGGTATGCGTCAGCACTTAATCAAACGGTTTGTCAAAACAATCCGGTTTCTTTCTTTGCAGATTACGGAAATTTGGATGATATCACCTCCCTTTCTTGGGATTTTGGAAATGGACAAACCTCCGATGCCATAAGCCCGAATGTTATTTATGAAGATCCTGGGCAGTATAATGTGATCTTGACAATAAATGCAGGTGGCAATTTTTTCATAGATTCTGCAGCTGTTACAGTTAATCAATTTGATTCAGAGGTCCAGCTCCAGGATACCACTGTTTGTGAACTGCCATTAGAAAATTATGGCCCAACTCTTTCCGATGGTTCCCAACCTGATGAAGTGGTTTGGATCAATCCTGACCCAGAGAAATTTACTGATAATGGGGATGGAACAGCTACTTTCCAACAGTCTGGGGTTTATTCTGCAGCGGTTACAGTCGGAAATTGCACCATTACAGCCAGTTTTGAGCTCACTCTTTTTGAAGAGCAGAAACAACTAGCTAATTTTTGGTACTTTGGTGATGGCGCAGGAATTGATTTTAATAATGATGCAGGGCCACTGGCGGTCACAGACGGGAATATTGAGGCATCTGAGGGTTGTACGACCGTTTCTGATGATAATGGCGATTTATTGTTTTATACCAATGGTGATGTGATTTGGGATGCTAATCATCAAATAATGGCGAATGGAACGGATTTAGGTGGTGACCCTGATGCTTCGCAGGGCGTCATTGCTGTTGCTCATGGAGCTGATCCTTCTCTATTTTACTTATTCCTTAATGAAGATGTCAGTTCAGGCACCAATATTTTTTCTTATGCTTTGGTCGATCTGAAATTGAATGAAGGCTCTGGAGATGTTGTTTTAAAAGGCAGAAAGATTTACAGTAGAAGTACTGAGAAAGTGGCTGCACAGGGTATTGAAAATACCAATGTTTTGACCCATGAAATTGGAAGTAATAGCTACAGGCTTTATCCAGTAAATGATCAAGGGATAAATGCAGCTGAATTCATTTCTCAGGGAAGCGATTATTTCTCATCTTCATCAGCTAATGGTTATTTGAAATATGCTGCAGGTGGAGATAAAGTGGCACAGGCCTATAACTCGGGAGGTGCTTTTATTGATTACCTAAGAAGGGATAGCACAGGTAATTGGGAGGAAGCTTTACTTGATGTTAACTTTGGAGGGACGGTATATGGAATTGAATTTTCTCCAAGCGCCAATTTATTGTACGCTACCATAAGCAATGGTCAAAATTCATTGTTACTGCAAATTCCTGTAAATGATGACTACACAATTGACCAAATAGAGAATCCTGATAGTGTAACAGTGGCAGATTTGAATTTTGAAGCTGGGGCTATACAAACAGGACCAAATGGGCAAATATACATCGCAGCAAATAATAGCCCTGATGTATTCACTTTAGGATCTCCTGACCAGAGATTTGATCCTGACAATGGAGCGAATTTGGCATCTGCTTTACAGCCCTTTAATTTGGCAGGAAGAAACAGTAGACTGGGGCTCCCTAACTTTGTTCAAAACTTATCCACCCCAGACCAAGAACCTTCAATTAATGTACTAGCTGGTTGTACCTCTGACCCTATAATTTTACAAGGAGTTGGAAAAACAAGTTTTGATCAGTTTAGCTGGACAATTACTCCTGAAGGAAGTTCAAATAGTGTTTATACGTCCAGCAATCAGAATGACACTTTAGATATTAATTTGGACCCTGGAGTGTATGAAGCGTCATTGAGAATTACCAATCAGTGTGGTTATGACGAACTTTTAGTTGAAAATTTTGAATTGTTTGCTAGTCCTGATGTAAGCAATGTAATAACGCCCAGAACCTTTTGTGGGAACAGTCTTACTTTAGGAGAGGATATCGTAGATGAGCCTGGCCATACCTACTTATGGAGTACTGGCGCAACTACTCAGACTATTGACGTGACTGCAACAGGTAATTATACAGTCACTATCATAAGTGCAAATGGTTGTACCTCTACAGCTGAAATTTTTGTAGGGCCGCCTTACGATGTTGATTTAGGGGGTGACAGAACGATTTGTCAAGATGAGAATCTTAGATTAAATGCTGGGGGTAATGCAAATACGTACCGCTGGTTTGTTGACAATGTGCAGCAGTCAGCTTCTGGACAAAATTTTAATGTGAATACAAGTCTTGCAGGAACATTTTTAATTAGAGTTGAAATCCCAGACCCCTTAGATCCTAGCTGTTTCGCAGTAGATGAAATTGAGGTGGTGGTCAATGAAAATCCTATTATAACATTAGGAAATATAATCAATCCTAGTTGCGGAAATGCAGATGGTTCAATTGAAATTACCAATACATCTGGTGGATCGGGAGACTTTACTATTTCATGGTCAGGTGCAACAGCAGTGCCAGATAATGAAACAAATCCGACTAATTTAGAGGCTGGAACTTATAATCTTACAGTTACTGATAATTTAACCAATTGTAGCGCCACTGAAACGGTGGCTTTGACCAATGACGATTTTAATGTAAATGTAAGTCAAACAACTGATTGCGAGCCAAGCAATCAATCTATTGAAGTAATGCTTTCTACAGGTACAGGTACACTTAACCCCGATTACGTATGGGAGATTGTTGATCAATCTGGAAGTGTTATTCAAAATGGATCATCAGCGATAACGCCTTTTACGGTTGGTGGTCTAAGTGAAGGAAGCTTCAGTATTGAAGTAGTAGATCAAAGTGGAACTGGATGCTTGGGAGTTGCTGATTTTAATATAGTTTTACCTGATTCTGTTGTTTTTAATCCTGATGACAACGTATTTGGATGTGGTTCGGGATATGATTTATATGGATATTTGGAAGGCTTGAACAGCAATGCGACTTTTAGCATTTCTCCTAATCCAGCTGATTCATCAAATGTTTCAGCAGGTACTTATGAAGTAACTGCTACTGAAACCTCGCTCTGTCCATCTACTGCAACAATCAATGTTGAATTAAGTCCGCAAGCTAATATTTTAGATATAGAAAACATTATTAATTGTGAAGGCGGTAGGGAGTTAACCGTTATTTTAGATGGGCAAGATCCTAATGACTTTACTTTTAATTGGAGCAATGGGGCTCAAGGCCAAAGTATAGTGGTAAATCAAACAGGGACTTATTCAGTCACTGTAAATCCTCGCGGAAACATTTCATGTGCGGAAGAAATGTCAATTGATGTTAATGAAAATTATGAGCCTTTGCAGGCCGACTTAGTATCTGAATTGAATTGTGATGACGGTACAATTCTCTTAATTGGAAGTGTCAGTGGAGCAAGTGGAAGCTACAATGTAAGCTTAACTAATGCTCAGGGGGTGAACATTCCGACAATAGATAATTCTCAAAATGAACTGGAATGGAATATAACTGAATCAGGTATCTATACGTTCACAGCAAATGATAATGGCCCTGGAGGATGTGATCCAGTAGTCATCACTAGAGAATTAACAGTGCAAGAAGTTTTTCAACCGGAAATTCAAAGTACTTATTTTATTTGCCCAACGGGCTTGGAATCGGAAAGAACAGTAACCTTAGACCCAGGTTCATTTGGAACTTATAGTTGGACACTTCCCGATGGAAGTACTTCTAGCAGCAGTACAATTATTGCAAATGAGCCAGGCGAATATAGAGTGCTATTAACTGCAGCGGGTTGCGAATATGATGTGACCGCAACAGTATTGGAGGATTGCCAACCAAAAGTTTTTGCGCCAGATGCTATTAGACCTGCTAGTTCTGTTGCTCAAAATAGGGCATTCCGCGTCTTCGCTAATGATTATGTTGGGGAATTTCAAATTATTATTTTCAACAGATGGGGGACTATAGTTTATGAATCAAATGATAAGAATTTTGAATGGGACGCTACTGACTTAAATGGTGCGGAAGTACCACAAGGATTATATGCCTATATTATCAATTTCAGAAGTGTTGAAGGTGATAGTAGAACTTATGAACAAAGGGGTGGAGTGAATGTAGTCAGGTAATACATAGCCTGACTACTCTAATTTATTTATGAAAGACTCAGGCATATTTGCTATTTTTCTTTTTTGATAATCAAAAAAAACAATTCCTGTCTTACCTATTGCTGCTAATTTACCGTCAGATTTTGTAAATTTATAAATAAAATCACCACCATATTTATTTAAATCTGTCAGGCCTACCTTTATTAATATATCCTCATGAGCAAATATTTCTGCTTTATAGCTTATGGCAGCATCAGTTTGAATATTTCCTAGTCCCTCAATATTTAGTTCGCTTTCATATCCTAAAGACTTCAGGAATTGAACCCTTGCATCGTGCATAAATGCAAAAATTCTATCATTTCCCACATGACCACCATAATTTAAATCAGTTATTCTAGTTGTAATTTTTGCTGTAAAAAGGTACCTGCTTGGTTCGTCTATTTTAATTCTGCTCATTCTTTTTGTTCTTTTGATTTTTTCTCATTTCGATTATTAATTGTTTACTGCGTGAAGAATTAAAAACAACTAGTAATTTTGAAATACCTCTTTCAATTGGTGTGATAGATAAAGCTAAAACGACATTGATAACAAAAGTATATACAGGCGAATCTTCAATGTATCCTTCTAGATTATTTTCAAGAATCGTGGCTAAAAACTCTAAGAAGAGTATTAAGGTGAGAAAAGTAAAAGTTTTGGTTAAATATGAACTTTGATTGGTGGTATTTAATCGTATAGATATCAATATCAATATACTGAAAAATGCAATTTCTAAGGAATAAAACCACCAAGTTTGCCAATATGGGGGCAATACTTCAAACTCAAAATTAAATTGACTTACTTCATTATTAAGTATAGTTCTGGCTTTAATTTCTAATTTGTAATCACCTGTTGGAATGTATGGAAAGTCAATTTCTCTGCTTTTTGACCAAGATGACCATTCATCCATTAGTCCCTTTACAAAATATTGGTACTCTACGTCTTCAATAAATAAGTATTCCGGGGTGCTTAGAATGACCTTTAAATTGTTCTCCTTGTGATTTAATTTGACAAAATCATCTGATTCGACCCATTTATTTTCAATCATCACCCCATCTATGAAGGTGTTTGGAAATGGATACTCTGTAATTGAGCTAGGATTCCAACGGACCACTCGTTTATTACTGGTGAAAAAAATAGTGGAATCACTTATTTTATTGATGCTTTTGAGTGGTGGAATAATATGCAACCATTTTTTAAGTTGGTCTGATAGCTTTTTATTTAGTATACCCCATTCATCCTTAGCAGACAGAACCCATATATTATTTTCTTGATCTTTTAAAAAATATTTTACCGGCTTAGAGAAAGAAGAGTCAATTTCTAATTCGTTTGAATTTAGCGTGAAGATACCGTCTGATTTTAATAACTTAATTTCACTTTCCTGCTGATATATCAGCATTTCTTCAGAAAAGTTATTGGTAATATCTAACTGTTTAGAGGTTGTTATTTTGTCGTTTTCAATTGTAAAAATTTCTAAAAAATTATTTCCTAAAGCAAATAATTGATCGCCTTGAATAATAATATCATTGAATCTGTTGTCAGAATGCTGTGTTACTTTAAATTCATTTGTAGATAAATCAATACTAAACAATCCAAGTCCATTGGATAGCCATAATCTACTCTTCTCTGGTTCATAAAGAAGTTTTTTGACCATTTTTAGGTTTGAGATTTGTTCTGATGTTTCAGATCTAATTAGGGAAATACCAGTATTACTTCTAGCTATTAACCCAAATTCGGTATCTACTAAGGACTCTACATGTTCCTTAACGTTATTTATTTTTTGGTATTCAAATTTTATTGATTTCAATCTACTTACATCTATAGTTTTAACTACAGATCGATATTGACTTCTAGCAATCTTCTCTCCTTTGTTGCTTATTTTTTTTGTGTTTTTATTAGCGTATTGAATAGAGTCTTTAAGTTGTTGTTCCTTTTCATCCAGCTTTTCCCTCAAGGCTTTAAATCTAATACCCTCATCTCGATATTTTGACCTGAATTTTTTGAGCTCCTCTTTTAAAAATTCTTCCTCCTTAGAATCATCATCAAAACTGAATAGTCCTTCTAAAAATCCGTCAGCATCTTCTTCCTCCGCACGGGGTTGATTAGGTACCGATATTCTTACTTTTTCAACTAGCTTTTTTTGAAGAGTTTCATAATCTTTAACTTCTTTTAGGTAGAATAGCCCTTCCGTAGTCCCAACCCATAAAGTGTCATTTCGAAATAAGGTTACTTCCGGTAAACCTCCGAGCCCAGGATAAAACTGGAAGTCTGAAAAGGGTATGTCCAGAGAGGCCCTTGTTAATCCGTATGGATGTGCTAACCACAATCCGTTTTGGAAATCCATTGTGATGGCATTCACCTCATTTGTAGGTAGTCCATTATAACTTTGAATGGTAGAAATGATTTTTCCCGATTTTTCATTGACCAAAACTACTCCTCCACTTAATGTAGAAATAATTAATTTTTCATCTAAGAATTTACCAGCGAGTGGATAGTTTTCTTTTAGGTATTCATTCAGTTCGGACGAATAGGGATCAAATTCTTTTCCATCAAAAGAGTAAAAGTCACCATTATCATATGCAAAGTATAATTTCTTTAGACCCTTTAGAGAAAACAAGAAATCTGTACTTTCAGGGGCAAATAGATTTAAATCGATCCAAGTCCCGTCTACATTTTCAAGAAGATAGTTACCTTCAAATGCATATAATTTATTTTCAAACGTAAAAATATCTTTGTATCCCAACTGAGATTCGTAAATTTTTAATTTCTTGAAGTCTTGATCAAATGAAATAATTTCTTCATTTACAAGAAGATAGTATTTACTATTTTGTTGTATTAAATCAACTACGTTGGAGGTAATGGGAATAGAAAATACTTGAATAAATTTTGTCTGATGGAAATAATCGTCCTGCTTTTCATATATCCCATCTTTAGCTAATAAAAATGTCCTATTAGCAATCTGTAGAAATTTTAACGGACTACTAGTTATATCGATTTTTAACCAAGAATTTCCGTCAAACTGCAATATTCCTTTCTTATAGGCAACCAGTAATCTACCCTGTTCATCAATTTTAAGGTCGTTGAATTGAAAGTCTTGGGGAGGGATGGGGACGTTAAAATGATTTAAAGGTACGTCTCCGTCTTGAGCGATTAATAATAAGCTATTAAAGGTAATAAATAGGAAGAGATATAGCTTTTGCATTAATTATTTTGGTTTCCAATATTAAATGTAAAGATATTGTTTTATTTGAGGAATGTTTTTTATGATTTATATCAGGACATTTTTAACACACTTTTATTAATCATGTACTATAATTATGTCATTCTGTCTTAGAATGATTAAATACTAACTTGAAATAAGTCATAAAGGCAGGATTTTGTCTATGGTCAATAAATTGCTCTGGTTTGAAAGAATAGTAAATCAAAACTTACGAAAATGAACTTAAACGAATATACAATAAAATCGCAAGAGGCTATTCAGAAAGCGGCCGAAATCGCTTTAGGAAATGGTCAGCAAGCTATAGAAACCGGACATTTATTAAAAGCAATTCAGCAGACAGATGAAAATGTTCTTTCTTTTGTTAATAAAAAATTAAATGTAAACAAGGCCCAACTCGATAGTAAATTAGATGAGTTAGTTTCGGGATATCCAAAAGTCAGTGGTGCTCAACCCTACTTGTCAAATGATGCACATAAGGCACTATCTGAATCCAAGAAGTTCTTAAAAGAATTTAAGGATGAGTACGTAGCCATAGAGCAT
This is a stretch of genomic DNA from Marivirga harenae. It encodes these proteins:
- a CDS encoding M48 family metallopeptidase, yielding MIFNSDQFFTIILLVVVLDYALNTIVDLLNYKKANSKLPADLQDIFDEEKYQKAIQYQRANTKFGLWSGFSSLVIMLLVLALGIFGDLDSYVRQYFGSVITQTLAFFGIIYVLNDIWNIPWQWYSTFKIEEKFGFNKMTPSLFWKDKLKSYLLTIIVGGILLSVLVFLITWIGQSFWWIFWIVITVFMIGANFFYTSWILPLFNKLIPLEEGSLREKIMAYGKSVEFPIDNIYIMDGSKRSSKANAFFSGFGKRKKIVLFDTLLEKHTEEELVAILAHEVGHNKKKHTISGMISGVLQTGAMLLIMSFMIFNPELSQALGAEHLSFPVNFIAFGIIYTPVSLVLSLFSNFISRKHEYQADEFAAITYNGDALQDALKKLSVDSLSNLKPHKLYVFFHYSHPPLLQRLRAIDKHK
- a CDS encoding PorP/SprF family type IX secretion system membrane protein, with amino-acid sequence MQNKLKRRSLFIILLLSFYFIGSNEIKAQDPQFSQFYAAPLYLNPAFAGNTQMSRAGINYRNQWPSINANFVTYSAYFDHYFDRLRSGVGLIISRDEEGIVGLRSTSVGAQYAYQLRLTETLTFRPGVQVGVYNRNLNFGNLTFGDQWDPDTQSFQNPTGETSAGPSKTFFDLSFGGVLYSENFWLGYSVFHLNQPNQSILGDASRLPMKHSFHLGYRIPLPTGYRKGFTKNGDERSISPTAQFKMQGSFQQLDLGLYSTLEPMVVGLWYRGIPFNTPTGFSASESLVALVGYSYEKLAIGYSFDYTLSDLGIRSGGAHEISITYVLSLTDPRRPPADKLVIPCPKF
- a CDS encoding PKD domain-containing protein — its product is MKSSLLKFVFVFLLCSTQTVFSQDFSESFWFFGNTSDAVQFDKNSGRQALLIENQATPFGNNGTAVATNAVDGQLLFYTDGAVIYGKNHLVLPGGNAIGADNSLRHPVTIVPSNNPNDDIFFVYLINSSGDLQVLSVDMALGEFGEATASPQGTGFSNLAEFVSSYRLGDSYFLVFQSDNRLEMAQVQNDGSLLSIADHQISVEFSLTNASLRAQGSDTIQFALSSNNVNGSPKNIVLFDLDVSDISNPTFQNENILPNTGAVGQLITDLEWSIGGRNLYYSRNNLNTGEGRLIQLNLDSASAENILNRPVSSLDALKNGPDGNLYFLYNNGAEEFLSRIINADSIPDSLSIEWNLLNGNTFGQARNLPNIAPPALLDGNVGFDWYASALNQTVCQNNPVSFFADYGNLDDITSLSWDFGNGQTSDAISPNVIYEDPGQYNVILTINAGGNFFIDSAAVTVNQFDSEVQLQDTTVCELPLENYGPTLSDGSQPDEVVWINPDPEKFTDNGDGTATFQQSGVYSAAVTVGNCTITASFELTLFEEQKQLANFWYFGDGAGIDFNNDAGPLAVTDGNIEASEGCTTVSDDNGDLLFYTNGDVIWDANHQIMANGTDLGGDPDASQGVIAVAHGADPSLFYLFLNEDVSSGTNIFSYALVDLKLNEGSGDVVLKGRKIYSRSTEKVAAQGIENTNVLTHEIGSNSYRLYPVNDQGINAAEFISQGSDYFSSSSANGYLKYAAGGDKVAQAYNSGGAFIDYLRRDSTGNWEEALLDVNFGGTVYGIEFSPSANLLYATISNGQNSLLLQIPVNDDYTIDQIENPDSVTVADLNFEAGAIQTGPNGQIYIAANNSPDVFTLGSPDQRFDPDNGANLASALQPFNLAGRNSRLGLPNFVQNLSTPDQEPSINVLAGCTSDPIILQGVGKTSFDQFSWTITPEGSSNSVYTSSNQNDTLDINLDPGVYEASLRITNQCGYDELLVENFELFASPDVSNVITPRTFCGNSLTLGEDIVDEPGHTYLWSTGATTQTIDVTATGNYTVTIISANGCTSTAEIFVGPPYDVDLGGDRTICQDENLRLNAGGNANTYRWFVDNVQQSASGQNFNVNTSLAGTFLIRVEIPDPLDPSCFAVDEIEVVVNENPIITLGNIINPSCGNADGSIEITNTSGGSGDFTISWSGATAVPDNETNPTNLEAGTYNLTVTDNLTNCSATETVALTNDDFNVNVSQTTDCEPSNQSIEVMLSTGTGTLNPDYVWEIVDQSGSVIQNGSSAITPFTVGGLSEGSFSIEVVDQSGTGCLGVADFNIVLPDSVVFNPDDNVFGCGSGYDLYGYLEGLNSNATFSISPNPADSSNVSAGTYEVTATETSLCPSTATINVELSPQANILDIENIINCEGGRELTVILDGQDPNDFTFNWSNGAQGQSIVVNQTGTYSVTVNPRGNISCAEEMSIDVNENYEPLQADLVSELNCDDGTILLIGSVSGASGSYNVSLTNAQGVNIPTIDNSQNELEWNITESGIYTFTANDNGPGGCDPVVITRELTVQEVFQPEIQSTYFICPTGLESERTVTLDPGSFGTYSWTLPDGSTSSSSTIIANEPGEYRVLLTAAGCEYDVTATVLEDCQPKVFAPDAIRPASSVAQNRAFRVFANDYVGEFQIIIFNRWGTIVYESNDKNFEWDATDLNGAEVPQGLYAYIINFRSVEGDSRTYEQRGGVNVVR
- a CDS encoding thioesterase family protein is translated as MSRIKIDEPSRYLFTAKITTRITDLNYGGHVGNDRIFAFMHDARVQFLKSLGYESELNIEGLGNIQTDAAISYKAEIFAHEDILIKVGLTDLNKYGGDFIYKFTKSDGKLAAIGKTGIVFFDYQKRKIANMPESFINKLE
- a CDS encoding triple tyrosine motif-containing protein is translated as MQKLYLFLFITFNSLLLIAQDGDVPLNHFNVPIPPQDFQFNDLKIDEQGRLLVAYKKGILQFDGNSWLKIDITSSPLKFLQIANRTFLLAKDGIYEKQDDYFHQTKFIQVFSIPITSNVVDLIQQNSKYYLLVNEEIISFDQDFKKLKIYESQLGYKDIFTFENKLYAFEGNYLLENVDGTWIDLNLFAPESTDFLFSLKGLKKLYFAYDNGDFYSFDGKEFDPYSSELNEYLKENYPLAGKFLDEKLIISTLSGGVVLVNEKSGKIISTIQSYNGLPTNEVNAITMDFQNGLWLAHPYGLTRASLDIPFSDFQFYPGLGGLPEVTLFRNDTLWVGTTEGLFYLKEVKDYETLQKKLVEKVRISVPNQPRAEEEDADGFLEGLFSFDDDSKEEEFLKEELKKFRSKYRDEGIRFKALREKLDEKEQQLKDSIQYANKNTKKISNKGEKIARSQYRSVVKTIDVSRLKSIKFEYQKINNVKEHVESLVDTEFGLIARSNTGISLIRSETSEQISNLKMVKKLLYEPEKSRLWLSNGLGLFSIDLSTNEFKVTQHSDNRFNDIIIQGDQLFALGNNFLEIFTIENDKITTSKQLDITNNFSEEMLIYQQESEIKLLKSDGIFTLNSNELEIDSSFSKPVKYFLKDQENNIWVLSAKDEWGILNKKLSDQLKKWLHIIPPLKSINKISDSTIFFTSNKRVVRWNPSSITEYPFPNTFIDGVMIENKWVESDDFVKLNHKENNLKVILSTPEYLFIEDVEYQYFVKGLMDEWSSWSKSREIDFPYIPTGDYKLEIKARTILNNEVSQFNFEFEVLPPYWQTWWFYSLEIAFFSILILISIRLNTTNQSSYLTKTFTFLTLILFLEFLATILENNLEGYIEDSPVYTFVINVVLALSITPIERGISKLLVVFNSSRSKQLIIEMRKNQKNKKNEQN